The genomic segment TTTGGCTCAGGTCATGATcatatatatttacatatatatatatatatatatatatatatatatatatatatatatatatatatatatatacatcggGGCTTTCAAAGTTCTCGCTATCTTGTTGATTCTTTATTTGTATGTTATCATTACGTATCATATTCGTTACAAGAATAGTGGATGATTCCATATTTTGTTTTGGCGTCGGTTGATCCAAGATTCAtagtaatattattattttcagtttaaatgtattattttaattttcattctttttattataatttttaacaattataataaaaataatacttataattgttaaaaattgaaatattcataaggaaaattgaaatttgattttatatatatatatatatatatatatatatatatatatagggaaTTGATACCCTGGGCGCCCTTTGGTGAGCGTCCAGTGGGCGACAGCTTCCCACATGTGCAgtttatttttaagtttattaaagatttgacgtttcgcgacggttttacaaataCGTCGCAAATGGCGACGGATTTTAACAAACCGTCGCGAAGCCCACATgtgcagtttattttttttaaaaatttgacgttttgcgacggttttaaaaatccgtcgcaaatggcgacggattttaacaaaccgtcgcgaaacgtcaaattttttttataaaaagaaaaGAGGGGACAGAGGGGCGTTCCCAAATTTCGTGTCCCACCTTCGCCCAACAGCCCTTCTCCCACCTACGCTCAAATCTTTACGTTAAGAAGATTGAGCGAACTTCTGGAGCTCTCGTGCGGGGAAATATTCCGACGACATCAGAAGGTAAATCGATGTAGTTCTAAATTTCATATTCCGAAGAAATTTCCAATTTATGATTTTGAAGGTTTCCGGTGTATTGGCATACATGTTCTTTAATGTTTGTGAAGTGTAAGTCtgcatatttaattaattgcacTAGGAAATGGTGTTGATGATCTAGCTATTTATGTATCTGgagtatttataaatttattcatttctagtatgttttgttaaaatatattttatacttGATGTTGTTTCTCATATGATTATATTGTTACCGTCGCTAATCGTGCTCGGTTAATCCCCAGACAATCCTCGCCAGCACCTTACCGCCCGCAAAGATTTTCGAGCACCACCCCACGTCTGCCTAGCGCCACTGTAGATGAAATGGATCAATATAGTGGAGATGAACAATCGTACATCCCCCAAGTCGGTGATGATCAGAAACCCCAGATTGGTATGAGATTTGATTCGttagaggatgcattctcattCTACAACCAATATGCCCGAGAATCCGGTTTTAGCGCGAGAATGAGTAATAGCAAGAAAAgtaagaaaacaaacgaaattgTATGGAAGAAATTTGTATGCTTTAAAGAAGGGCATACAGATGATATTCGATGGAGCAAACAGACAAAAAAAGATCAACCAAGAAAAGAAAGAGCCCGTGGTGAGACTAGAACCGGATGTTTGTCCAAGATTTCAGTTGTCAAGGAACAAACAGGTCCGGGTTGGGTTGTCAGTACTTTCGTTGAAAGTCATAATCATTCATTATCGACTCCGTCGAAGGTGCATTTGTTACGCTCGCATCGCGGTATTTCTGCATCAAAAAAAATGTTGAGTCAACAATTTGCAGAAGCCAATGTGCCAACTTGTCAACAAATGAGATTATTTGAGATAGAGTCTGGTGGGCCTGAACATGTAGGTTTCATAGAAAGAGATATCAGAAACTACGAGCAAAGTGTTAGGGATGAGCATAAGGGTATTGATGCAGAAACATTGGTCGATTTCTTCGAATCTGAGAAAGAGAAGAATTCATTGTTCTTTTTTGATTATGAGACTGACTCGGACAACAGATTTACCAG from the Primulina eburnea isolate SZY01 chromosome 3, ASM2296580v1, whole genome shotgun sequence genome contains:
- the LOC140826765 gene encoding protein FAR1-RELATED SEQUENCE 5-like, which translates into the protein MDQYSGDEQSYIPQVGDDQKPQIGMRFDSLEDAFSFYNQYARESGFSARMSNSKKSKKTNEIVWKKFVCFKEGHTDDIRWSKQTKKDQPRKERARGETRTGCLSKISVVKEQTGPGWVVSTFVESHNHSLSTPSKVHLLRSHRGISASKKMLSQQFAEANVPTCQQMRLFEIESGGPEHVGFIERDIRNYEQSVRDEHKGIDAETLVDFFESEKEKNSLFFFDYETDSDNRFTRCFWTDHVSRRAYTAFGDVVVFDTTYNTNKYGMIFAPFVGVNHHHQTILFGCGLLSDEKTDSFVWLLNKFLEALCQGAPNLIITDQDPALTKTISQVFPRTTHRYCLWHILNKFSEKLNPMTFRDHYESIRNAILHSSTDEEFESSWEAAMSNANLEQHDWLSLMFDLRHKCVPAYFNHVFSAGTPAPKTQ